From one Perca flavescens isolate YP-PL-M2 chromosome 19, PFLA_1.0, whole genome shotgun sequence genomic stretch:
- the LOC114546237 gene encoding uncharacterized protein LOC114546237 isoform X1, whose translation MSFREKMICSILLLIILTSCVSGTLVVNVTQTSYQAEENQHITLEWTFTTLTKHTLNSLSIFCELLTDLRPSVLFHLHEGVEVPESQDKQFAGRVQWDKDVLREGRLRLHVSRLRTNDSGLYLCDVLTSYGSNSGRCWLNVTAARDRPEPETPNTTSPPQPESRGRIGLYCVVGLTAALLAGSVCFFSLLRPQTQQVHQTQQVHHRVGEGSDSTVDWD comes from the exons ATGAGTTTCAG GGAGAAGATGATCTGCAGCATCCTGCTGCTCATCATCCTGACctcctgtgtctctg GAACATTAGTAGTGAATGTGACCCAGACCTCCTATCAGGCAGAGGAGAACCAGCACATCACACTGGAGTGGACCTTCACAACCCTAACCAAACATACACTCAATTCTCTTTCTATCTTCTGTGAACTGTTAACTGATCTCAGACCCTCAGTCCTGTTTCATCTCCATGAAGGAGTCGAGGTCCCAGAGTCTCAGGATAAACAGTTCGCAGGACGAGTCCAGTGGGACAAAGATGTCCTCAGAGAAGGACGACTCAGACTTCATGTGTCCAGACTCAGGACTAATGATTCGGGACTGTACCTGTGTGATGTGCTCACAAGTTATGGGAGTAACTCTGGTAGATGTTGGCTCAATGTCACTG CAGCGAGGGATCGGCCTGAACCTgagacaccaaacacaacaagtcCACCACAACCAGAGAGTCGGGGAAGGATCGGTCTCTACTGTGTAGTGGGACTGACAGCAGCTCTGTTGGCAggttctgtctgttttttcagCCTTCTGAGACCCCAAACACAACAAgtccaccaaacacaacaagtcCACCATAGAGTGGGGGAAGGATCTGACTCTACTGTGGACTGggactga
- the LOC114546237 gene encoding uncharacterized protein LOC114546237 isoform X2: protein MSFREKMICSILLLIILTSCVSGTLVVNVTQTSYQAEENQHITLEWTFTTLTKHTLNSLSIFCELLTDLRPSVLFHLHEGVEVPESQDKQFAGRVQWDKDVLREGRLRLHVSRLRTNDSGLYLCDVLTSYGSNSGRCWLNVTARDRPEPETPNTTSPPQPESRGRIGLYCVVGLTAALLAGSVCFFSLLRPQTQQVHQTQQVHHRVGEGSDSTVDWD from the exons ATGAGTTTCAG GGAGAAGATGATCTGCAGCATCCTGCTGCTCATCATCCTGACctcctgtgtctctg GAACATTAGTAGTGAATGTGACCCAGACCTCCTATCAGGCAGAGGAGAACCAGCACATCACACTGGAGTGGACCTTCACAACCCTAACCAAACATACACTCAATTCTCTTTCTATCTTCTGTGAACTGTTAACTGATCTCAGACCCTCAGTCCTGTTTCATCTCCATGAAGGAGTCGAGGTCCCAGAGTCTCAGGATAAACAGTTCGCAGGACGAGTCCAGTGGGACAAAGATGTCCTCAGAGAAGGACGACTCAGACTTCATGTGTCCAGACTCAGGACTAATGATTCGGGACTGTACCTGTGTGATGTGCTCACAAGTTATGGGAGTAACTCTGGTAGATGTTGGCTCAATGTCACTG CGAGGGATCGGCCTGAACCTgagacaccaaacacaacaagtcCACCACAACCAGAGAGTCGGGGAAGGATCGGTCTCTACTGTGTAGTGGGACTGACAGCAGCTCTGTTGGCAggttctgtctgttttttcagCCTTCTGAGACCCCAAACACAACAAgtccaccaaacacaacaagtcCACCATAGAGTGGGGGAAGGATCTGACTCTACTGTGGACTGggactga
- the LOC114546237 gene encoding uncharacterized protein LOC114546237 isoform X3, with translation MICSILLLIILTSCVSGTLVVNVTQTSYQAEENQHITLEWTFTTLTKHTLNSLSIFCELLTDLRPSVLFHLHEGVEVPESQDKQFAGRVQWDKDVLREGRLRLHVSRLRTNDSGLYLCDVLTSYGSNSGRCWLNVTAARDRPEPETPNTTSPPQPESRGRIGLYCVVGLTAALLAGSVCFFSLLRPQTQQVHQTQQVHHRVGEGSDSTVDWD, from the exons ATGATCTGCAGCATCCTGCTGCTCATCATCCTGACctcctgtgtctctg GAACATTAGTAGTGAATGTGACCCAGACCTCCTATCAGGCAGAGGAGAACCAGCACATCACACTGGAGTGGACCTTCACAACCCTAACCAAACATACACTCAATTCTCTTTCTATCTTCTGTGAACTGTTAACTGATCTCAGACCCTCAGTCCTGTTTCATCTCCATGAAGGAGTCGAGGTCCCAGAGTCTCAGGATAAACAGTTCGCAGGACGAGTCCAGTGGGACAAAGATGTCCTCAGAGAAGGACGACTCAGACTTCATGTGTCCAGACTCAGGACTAATGATTCGGGACTGTACCTGTGTGATGTGCTCACAAGTTATGGGAGTAACTCTGGTAGATGTTGGCTCAATGTCACTG CAGCGAGGGATCGGCCTGAACCTgagacaccaaacacaacaagtcCACCACAACCAGAGAGTCGGGGAAGGATCGGTCTCTACTGTGTAGTGGGACTGACAGCAGCTCTGTTGGCAggttctgtctgttttttcagCCTTCTGAGACCCCAAACACAACAAgtccaccaaacacaacaagtcCACCATAGAGTGGGGGAAGGATCTGACTCTACTGTGGACTGggactga